In Staphylococcus lloydii, the following proteins share a genomic window:
- a CDS encoding thiamine-binding protein codes for MDDTLMSIQIIPKTPNNEDVIPYVDEAIKVIQDSGLQYRVGPLDTTVQGDMNECLILIQKLNDRMVELEVPSTISQVKFYHVPEGITIETLTGKYDEY; via the coding sequence GTGGATGATACATTAATGAGTATTCAAATTATTCCTAAAACGCCTAACAATGAAGATGTTATACCGTATGTGGATGAGGCAATCAAGGTAATTCAGGATTCAGGTTTACAATATAGAGTGGGGCCATTGGATACTACAGTTCAAGGTGACATGAATGAATGTCTAATTTTGATTCAAAAACTAAATGACCGTATGGTTGAGCTAGAAGTACCAAGTACGATTAGCCAAGTGAAGTTCTATCATGTACCTGAGGGCATAACGATCGAAACATTAACTGGTAAATATGACGAATATTAA
- a CDS encoding RicAFT regulatory complex protein RicA family protein: MYSKEDILAEADDIVAKIQSLDTVRDYHDVEQQIHNNINIEARMKELKRNQKQSVNLQNYGKTEALKQSEGKISGIEQDINALPIVEEFRALQYEANELLQMMISTMADQLNRLHVNDDNE; encoded by the coding sequence GTGTATAGTAAAGAAGATATTTTAGCTGAAGCAGATGACATTGTAGCGAAAATTCAATCATTAGATACAGTACGTGACTATCATGATGTAGAACAACAAATTCATAACAACATTAATATTGAAGCGCGTATGAAAGAGTTAAAGCGCAATCAAAAACAATCGGTTAATTTACAAAATTACGGTAAAACTGAAGCTTTGAAACAATCAGAGGGTAAAATAAGTGGGATTGAGCAAGATATCAATGCACTGCCCATCGTTGAAGAGTTTAGAGCCTTACAATATGAAGCCAATGAATTATTGCAAATGATGATTAGCACAATGGCTGATCAATTGAATCGATTACATGTAAACGACGACAACGAATAA
- the mutL gene encoding DNA mismatch repair endonuclease MutL — translation MGKIKELQTSLANKIAAGEVVERPGSVVKELLENAIDANATEINIEVEESGVASIRVVDNGTGISEDDLDLVFHRHATSKLDEDDDLFHIRTLGFRGEALASISSVAKVTLKTCTDNEEGHEIYAENGAILNKKPAKAKRGTDIRVESLFYNTPARLKYIKSLYTELGKITDIINRMAMSHPDIRISLVADGKTIIHTNGSGKTNEVMAEIYGMKVAKDLVHISGDTSDYHLEGFVAKPEHSRSNKHYISIFINGRYIKNFILDKAILEGYHTLLTIGRYPICYINITMDPILVDVNVHPTKLEVRLSKEEQLYKLIVEKIQDAFKDKVLIPHNDIDKINKKNKVLNQFEQQKIQFDQQRQNARQEQDEPTTQSMDNVEETSQQQDDNQWTSTASDNIREDVDSYQAQQRQVLADFDAHEEMDNTINYEDEVKDNVTSSPTRRVPYMEVVGQVHGTYIIAQNENGMFMIDQHAAQERIKYEYFREKIGDVSNEIQNLLIPLTFHFSKDELMIIEQYKDELAKVGVKLEPFGGHDYIVDSYPVWFPKAEAEEIIKDMIEYVLEHKKVNINKIREEAAIMMSCKKSIKANHYLKNNEMADLVDQLRETEDPFTCPHGRPIIINFSNYEIERLFKRIM, via the coding sequence TTGGGTAAAATTAAAGAATTACAAACCTCACTAGCAAATAAAATTGCTGCGGGTGAAGTTGTAGAAAGACCCGGCTCAGTAGTAAAAGAATTACTAGAAAATGCTATCGATGCTAATGCAACAGAAATTAATATAGAAGTAGAAGAATCAGGTGTAGCTTCTATTAGAGTTGTAGATAATGGCACAGGTATAAGTGAAGATGATTTAGACTTGGTCTTTCATCGTCATGCAACGAGTAAATTAGACGAAGATGACGACTTATTCCATATTAGAACATTAGGATTCCGTGGAGAAGCATTAGCTAGTATCTCGTCTGTTGCAAAGGTGACTTTGAAGACGTGTACTGATAATGAAGAAGGACATGAAATCTACGCGGAAAATGGAGCCATTTTAAATAAAAAACCTGCTAAAGCTAAGCGTGGTACGGATATCAGAGTTGAGTCATTATTTTATAATACACCAGCGAGATTAAAATATATAAAGAGTTTATATACTGAATTAGGCAAAATTACCGATATTATTAATCGGATGGCAATGAGTCATCCCGATATACGTATTTCGTTAGTGGCTGATGGTAAAACGATTATTCATACAAATGGATCAGGCAAAACAAACGAAGTAATGGCCGAAATATATGGTATGAAAGTGGCCAAAGATTTAGTCCATATATCTGGTGATACAAGTGACTATCATTTAGAAGGTTTTGTTGCTAAACCAGAGCACTCACGAAGTAATAAACATTATATTTCTATTTTTATCAATGGTCGCTATATTAAAAACTTTATTTTGGATAAAGCTATTTTAGAAGGTTATCATACGTTATTAACTATAGGTCGTTATCCCATTTGTTATATTAATATCACGATGGATCCCATATTGGTAGATGTGAATGTGCATCCAACTAAGTTAGAAGTACGCTTATCAAAAGAAGAGCAATTATATAAATTAATAGTCGAAAAAATTCAAGATGCATTCAAAGATAAAGTATTAATTCCGCACAATGATATTGATAAAATCAATAAAAAAAATAAAGTGTTAAATCAATTTGAACAACAAAAAATTCAATTTGATCAACAACGTCAAAATGCTCGTCAAGAACAAGATGAACCAACTACACAGTCAATGGACAATGTCGAAGAAACTTCACAGCAACAAGACGACAACCAGTGGACGAGTACAGCGAGTGATAATATAAGAGAAGATGTTGATAGTTATCAGGCGCAGCAAAGACAAGTTTTAGCAGACTTTGACGCCCATGAAGAAATGGATAATACTATCAATTATGAGGATGAAGTGAAAGATAACGTTACGAGTTCTCCGACGAGACGAGTACCTTATATGGAAGTCGTAGGTCAAGTGCATGGTACTTATATTATTGCTCAAAATGAAAATGGCATGTTTATGATAGACCAACACGCAGCCCAAGAACGTATTAAATATGAATACTTTAGAGAGAAGATAGGCGATGTTTCTAATGAAATACAAAATTTATTAATACCGCTAACTTTTCATTTTTCAAAAGATGAACTCATGATTATCGAACAATATAAAGATGAACTTGCTAAAGTAGGCGTGAAATTAGAACCATTTGGTGGTCATGATTATATTGTAGATAGTTATCCAGTTTGGTTTCCTAAAGCTGAAGCCGAGGAAATTATTAAAGACATGATTGAATACGTGTTAGAACATAAAAAAGTTAACATTAATAAAATTCGTGAAGAAGCGGCAATTATGATGAGTTGTAAGAAATCAATTAAAGCCAATCATTATTTAAAAAATAACGAAATGGCCGATTTAGTAGACCAGTTAAGAGAAACAGAAGATCCGTTCACTTGTCCGCATGGCAGGCCCATTATAATTAATTTTAGTAATTATGAAATAGAACGACTATTCAAACGAATAATGTAG
- the miaB gene encoding tRNA (N6-isopentenyl adenosine(37)-C2)-methylthiotransferase MiaB has translation MNEEQRKQTSINILDERDKKAAKKETKDYSKYFEHVYQPPSLKEAKKRGKETIKYNDDFQIEEKYRNMGKGKTFLIKTYGCQMNAHDTEVMGGILSALGFEATDDINTADVILINTCAIRENAENKVFSEIGNLKHLKKERPETLIGVCGCMSQEESVVNKILKSYQNVDMIFGTHNIHRLPQILEEAYLAKAMVVEVWSKEGDVIENLPKVRAGNIKAWVNIMYGCDKFCTYCIVPFTRGKERSRRPEDIIDEVRDLARQGYQEITLLGQNVNSYGKDIDGLEYGLGDLLEDISKIDIPRVRFTTSHPWDFTDRMIDVIANGGNIVPHIHLPVQSGNNQVLKIMGRKYTRESYLELVNSIKEAIPNVALTTDIIVGYPNETAEQFEETLTLYDEVEFEHAYTYIYSQRDGTPAAKMKDNVPQDVKKERLQILNKKVSYYSEKAMSQYEGATVNVLCEGTSKKDDAVLSGYTEKNKLVNFKAPKSMIGKIVKVRIDEAKQYSLNGTFIEETNKAVVTH, from the coding sequence GTGAACGAAGAGCAGAGAAAGCAAACTTCAATTAACATATTAGATGAACGTGATAAAAAAGCTGCTAAGAAAGAAACAAAAGACTATAGTAAATATTTCGAACACGTTTATCAGCCACCAAGTTTAAAAGAAGCAAAAAAACGTGGTAAAGAAACAATTAAATACAATGACGATTTTCAAATAGAAGAAAAATATCGCAATATGGGGAAAGGTAAAACTTTCCTTATTAAAACATACGGTTGCCAAATGAATGCACATGATACAGAAGTCATGGGGGGCATCTTATCGGCATTAGGATTTGAAGCCACAGATGATATCAATACAGCAGATGTTATCTTGATTAATACTTGTGCGATTAGAGAAAACGCCGAAAATAAAGTGTTCAGTGAAATAGGTAATTTAAAACATCTTAAGAAAGAACGTCCTGAAACGCTCATTGGTGTTTGTGGTTGTATGTCACAAGAAGAGTCAGTAGTTAATAAAATTTTAAAATCATATCAAAATGTTGATATGATTTTTGGTACACATAATATTCATCGTTTACCTCAAATATTAGAGGAAGCTTATTTAGCTAAAGCAATGGTTGTTGAAGTGTGGTCTAAAGAAGGCGACGTCATTGAGAACCTACCTAAAGTTAGAGCAGGTAATATTAAAGCGTGGGTTAATATTATGTATGGTTGTGATAAATTCTGTACATACTGTATCGTGCCATTTACAAGAGGTAAAGAGCGTAGTAGACGACCAGAAGACATTATCGATGAAGTGAGAGACTTAGCTCGACAAGGTTATCAGGAAATAACGTTACTGGGGCAAAATGTAAATTCTTACGGTAAAGATATAGATGGGCTTGAATATGGTTTAGGTGATTTATTAGAAGATATTTCAAAAATTGATATTCCTCGTGTAAGATTTACAACAAGTCATCCGTGGGATTTCACAGATAGAATGATTGATGTGATTGCTAATGGTGGAAACATTGTTCCTCATATTCATTTACCGGTACAATCTGGTAATAACCAAGTATTAAAAATTATGGGACGTAAATATACGCGAGAAAGTTATTTAGAATTAGTAAATAGCATTAAAGAGGCTATTCCTAATGTAGCGTTAACGACTGATATTATTGTTGGCTATCCGAATGAAACGGCAGAACAATTCGAAGAAACGTTAACATTATATGATGAAGTCGAGTTTGAACATGCTTATACTTATATTTATTCACAACGTGATGGCACACCAGCTGCTAAAATGAAAGACAATGTGCCGCAAGATGTGAAAAAAGAACGTTTACAAATATTAAACAAAAAAGTCAGCTATTATTCAGAAAAAGCAATGAGCCAATACGAAGGCGCTACAGTTAATGTACTTTGTGAAGGAACAAGTAAAAAAGATGATGCCGTATTATCTGGATATACTGAAAAGAATAAACTTGTAAACTTTAAGGCACCTAAATCTATGATTGGTAAAATAGTAAAAGTAAGAATAGATGAAGCAAAACAATATTCATTGAATGGTACATTTATTGAAGAAACTAATAAAGCTGTGGTGACCCATTAG
- the mutS gene encoding DNA mismatch repair protein MutS codes for MANETPMMQQYLKIKAQYQDCLLFFRLGDFYEMFFEDAKEASRVLEITLTKRDAKKENPIPMCGVPYHSADSYIETLINNGYKVAICEQMEDAKLTKSMVKREVVRIVTPGTVMEHGGVDDTQNNYILSFIYNSDHYALSYCDVSTGELKVTHFDDEATLINEITTINPNEIVVHKPIPEPLQRQINLTTETITVSETISDMKYGVNHLEDEAMYTATQLLLDYIHHTQKRDLSHIESVAKYEAVDFMKMDFYAKRNLELTESIRLKSKKGTLLWLMDETKTPMGARRLKQWIDRPLIHQQQINARLDTVEQFITHFIERDTLRGYLNQVYDIERLVGRVSYGNVNARDLIQLKHSIMEIPNIKALLNDFDEKMPAHFEALEPLDDLLTVLENSIVEEPPISVKDGGLFKKGFNEQLDEYLEASQNGKSWLAELQSKERQRTGIKSLKISFNKVFGYFIEITRANLQGFEPSQFGYNRKQTLSNAERFITDELKEKEDIILGAEDKAIELEYQLFSELREHIKAYTERLQQQAKIISELDCLQSFAEIAQKYNYVRPTFSQDKTLQLEDSRHPVVERVMDHNDYVPNDCKLDQDTFIYLITGPNMSGKSTYMRQVAIISIMAQMGAYVPCSSAIVPIFDQIFTRIGAADDLVSGKSTFMVEMLEAQKALANATEHSLIIFDEIGRGTSTYDGLALAQSMIEYVAHTSKAKTLFSTHYHELTTLDQTLSSLKNVHVAANEYKGELIFLHKVKDGAVDDSYGIQVAKLAHLPEEVINRAQIILTQFEQHNANHSVTKQASQIEDDSQFDSKEEAEVNNNQFEQAAFELFEQQPEESETEITIKNMNLSNMTPIEALVKLNELQNQLK; via the coding sequence ATGGCAAATGAAACTCCAATGATGCAACAATATTTAAAAATTAAAGCGCAATATCAGGACTGTTTATTGTTTTTTAGACTAGGCGACTTTTATGAAATGTTTTTTGAAGATGCAAAAGAAGCATCAAGAGTACTAGAAATTACTTTAACAAAAAGAGATGCTAAAAAAGAAAACCCGATACCTATGTGTGGTGTACCGTATCATTCAGCGGATAGTTATATTGAAACGCTAATAAACAATGGTTATAAAGTTGCGATATGCGAGCAAATGGAAGATGCTAAATTAACCAAAAGTATGGTGAAAAGAGAAGTTGTAAGAATTGTAACGCCAGGTACAGTGATGGAACACGGTGGTGTTGACGATACGCAAAATAATTATATTTTAAGTTTTATTTATAATAGCGATCATTATGCACTAAGCTATTGTGATGTCTCAACTGGTGAATTAAAAGTTACGCATTTTGATGATGAAGCGACTTTAATAAACGAAATTACAACGATTAATCCTAATGAGATTGTCGTTCATAAACCAATACCAGAACCATTACAAAGACAAATTAATTTAACTACAGAAACAATAACTGTATCAGAAACAATTTCAGATATGAAATACGGTGTGAATCATTTAGAAGATGAAGCGATGTATACTGCGACACAATTGTTATTAGATTATATACATCACACACAAAAAAGAGATTTGTCTCATATAGAATCCGTTGCAAAATATGAAGCGGTCGACTTTATGAAAATGGATTTTTACGCTAAACGTAATTTAGAACTAACGGAAAGTATTAGATTAAAGTCAAAAAAGGGTACTTTACTTTGGTTAATGGATGAAACGAAAACACCAATGGGCGCGAGAAGATTAAAGCAATGGATAGATCGTCCATTAATTCATCAACAACAAATAAACGCGCGTTTAGATACGGTTGAACAATTTATTACGCATTTCATCGAACGTGATACTTTGCGTGGATATTTAAACCAAGTGTATGATATTGAACGTTTAGTTGGACGTGTGAGTTACGGTAATGTAAATGCACGTGATTTAATCCAACTTAAACATTCAATTATGGAAATCCCTAATATCAAAGCTTTGCTTAATGATTTCGATGAGAAAATGCCTGCTCATTTTGAGGCATTAGAACCGTTGGATGATTTATTGACTGTATTAGAAAATAGTATTGTGGAAGAACCGCCAATTTCTGTAAAAGATGGTGGCTTGTTCAAAAAAGGATTTAACGAGCAACTCGATGAATATTTAGAGGCATCACAAAATGGGAAGTCTTGGTTGGCTGAGTTACAAAGTAAAGAACGACAACGTACCGGGATAAAATCACTTAAAATAAGTTTCAATAAAGTATTCGGTTACTTTATTGAAATTACTAGGGCCAATTTACAAGGATTTGAGCCGAGTCAATTTGGTTATAATCGTAAGCAAACATTATCTAACGCGGAACGATTTATAACTGATGAGTTAAAAGAAAAAGAAGATATTATTCTTGGTGCGGAAGACAAAGCAATTGAATTAGAATATCAATTGTTCAGTGAATTACGTGAACATATTAAGGCTTATACGGAAAGGCTACAACAGCAAGCTAAAATTATTTCGGAACTGGATTGTCTGCAAAGCTTTGCGGAAATTGCGCAAAAGTATAATTATGTGAGACCGACCTTTAGTCAGGATAAAACATTGCAATTAGAAGATTCTCGTCATCCAGTTGTAGAACGAGTAATGGATCATAATGACTATGTGCCAAATGATTGTAAATTAGATCAAGATACATTTATTTATCTTATTACAGGACCAAATATGTCTGGTAAGTCTACTTATATGCGTCAAGTTGCGATTATAAGTATTATGGCTCAAATGGGGGCTTATGTTCCATGTAGTTCAGCAATCGTACCGATATTCGATCAAATATTTACACGTATTGGTGCAGCCGATGACTTAGTGTCAGGTAAAAGTACATTTATGGTAGAAATGTTAGAAGCACAAAAAGCATTAGCCAATGCGACTGAACATAGCTTAATTATCTTTGATGAAATCGGACGTGGTACTTCTACTTATGATGGCTTGGCATTAGCGCAATCAATGATTGAGTATGTAGCCCATACATCTAAAGCAAAAACGTTATTCTCTACACACTATCACGAATTGACTACATTAGATCAAACGCTATCGAGTTTAAAAAATGTCCATGTGGCTGCTAACGAATATAAAGGAGAACTTATCTTCTTGCATAAGGTGAAAGATGGTGCCGTAGATGATAGTTATGGAATACAAGTAGCAAAACTAGCCCATTTACCTGAAGAAGTTATCAATAGGGCTCAAATTATATTAACACAATTTGAACAACATAACGCTAATCACTCAGTTACTAAACAAGCGTCACAAATTGAGGATGACTCGCAGTTCGATTCTAAAGAAGAAGCGGAAGTTAATAACAATCAATTTGAACAAGCGGCGTTTGAATTGTTTGAACAACAACCGGAAGAGAGTGAAACGGAAATAACCATAAAAAATATGAATTTATCAAATATGACACCTATTGAAGCATTGGTTAAATTAAATGAATTACAAAATCAATTGAAATAG
- the thiW gene encoding energy coupling factor transporter S component ThiW, whose amino-acid sequence MNNTKKLTLTAMFIAINVVLSSIVVIPLGPIKAAPVQHLINVLCAVFVGPWFGLAQAVISSVLRLIFGTGSAFAFPGSVIGVLLASGFYYYRKHIFMAAVGEVIGTGIIGSLMCIPVAWIIGLDNFVVKPLMLAFIVSSVIGSVISYIILMILKRKGLLKKFLS is encoded by the coding sequence TTGAACAACACAAAAAAATTAACATTAACAGCGATGTTTATAGCTATAAATGTTGTGTTAAGTAGTATCGTAGTTATTCCATTAGGACCAATTAAAGCTGCCCCGGTTCAGCATTTAATCAATGTATTATGTGCCGTTTTTGTTGGGCCTTGGTTTGGACTGGCGCAAGCTGTTATCTCATCAGTGCTACGATTAATTTTTGGTACAGGTAGTGCCTTTGCCTTTCCTGGTAGTGTAATCGGTGTATTACTTGCAAGTGGCTTTTATTATTATCGTAAGCATATATTTATGGCTGCGGTAGGAGAAGTTATTGGTACGGGTATTATTGGTAGCTTAATGTGTATTCCAGTAGCTTGGATTATAGGTTTAGATAACTTTGTCGTTAAACCTTTAATGTTAGCATTTATAGTTTCAAGTGTTATCGGTTCCGTTATAAGCTACATCATTTTAATGATTTTAAAACGTAAAGGATTATTAAAAAAATTCTTATCATAA
- a CDS encoding poly-gamma-glutamate hydrolase family protein, producing MVDKYKSMTQLFQYNQENEDFSIELIDNSSPNLITAVHGGAIERGTTELAQLIARKGGFSFYTFKGCKRNKNNELHVTSRHFDDPQLLQLVPGKKQVLSIHGCNGTNEAIYIGGLDEALKAKLSQAFNDIGVTAAPAPRHISGMDKDNFVNQGETSQGVQLEITAALRKKLFKNNKFNLVNRENEDNWSPLMHLLADTCVNILNQ from the coding sequence GTGGTAGACAAGTATAAATCAATGACGCAACTTTTTCAGTATAATCAAGAAAATGAAGATTTTAGCATTGAGCTCATCGATAATTCGAGTCCAAACCTAATTACTGCTGTCCATGGAGGCGCTATAGAACGAGGTACAACTGAACTTGCTCAACTTATAGCACGTAAAGGTGGTTTTTCATTTTATACTTTTAAAGGGTGTAAAAGAAATAAAAATAATGAATTACATGTGACATCGAGACATTTTGACGATCCTCAATTATTACAATTAGTACCAGGAAAAAAACAAGTGTTATCAATTCACGGATGTAATGGGACAAATGAAGCTATATATATCGGTGGTTTAGATGAAGCGTTGAAAGCAAAATTATCACAAGCGTTTAACGATATAGGCGTAACAGCGGCACCTGCACCTCGTCATATATCGGGTATGGATAAAGATAATTTTGTTAATCAAGGTGAAACGTCACAAGGCGTACAATTAGAAATTACGGCCGCGCTACGTAAAAAATTATTTAAAAATAATAAATTTAATTTAGTTAACAGAGAAAATGAAGACAATTGGTCTCCACTCATGCATCTACTTGCCGATACTTGTGTGAATATATTGAATCAATAG